One genomic region from Magallana gigas chromosome 3, xbMagGiga1.1, whole genome shotgun sequence encodes:
- the LOC105343580 gene encoding uncharacterized protein isoform X1 has protein sequence MGNIDSKTTINTRRSKLIHNKQKIETVEPVLSERQVDLLLESWDVLKHDISKVGVVMFMNLFQTHPEVQDAFMPFQKLAQEDMEHSAILRSHALRVMGTVDKCLARIRTPEKLQTLMHELGERHVNYNARYDFVDLVGSQFVYAIKPHLEDGWSKELEEAWLQLFRVMSYYMKKGMQDANVITY, from the exons ATGGGAAATATTGATTCCAAAACGACAATAAACACGAGAAGAAGTAAGCTAATTcacaataaacagaaaattgaaACTGTGGAGCCCGTTCTGTCGGAAAGACAGGTTGATCTCCTTTTGGAATCTTGGGACGTGTTAAAGCATGACATCAGCAAAGTAGGGGTTGTCATGTTCATGAA TTTATTTCAAACCCACCCGGAAGTGCAGGATGCGTTTATGCCATTCCAAAAGTTGGCACAGGAAGACATGGAACACAGCGCTATCTTGCGGTCACATGCTCTCCGTGTGATGGGAACGGTAGATAAATGTCTGGCCCGGATACGGACGCCGGAAAAACTCCAAACTTTAATGCATGAGCTAGGGGAGCGGCATGTCAATTATAACGCCAGATATGACTTCGTGGAC TTGGTAGGATCCCAATTTGTGTACGCCATCAAGCCCCATCTAGAAGATGGCTGGAGCAAGGAGTTGGAGGAAGCTTGGCTTCAGTTATTCCGAGTCATGTCTTACTACATGAAAAAGGGTATGCAAGACGCCAACGTTATTACTTACTGA
- the LOC105343580 gene encoding cytoglobin-2 isoform X3 has translation MGGLESKVFVSHKDKHFKKTALLPEPTLSEAELDILESSWGKLKKDISRVGVVMFMNLFQTHPEVQDAFMPFQKLAQEDMEHSAILRSHALRVMGTVDKCLARIRTPEKLQTLMHELGERHVNYNARYDFVDLVGSQFVYAIKPHLEDGWSKELEEAWLQLFRVMSYYMKKGMQDANVITY, from the exons ATGGGAGGCTTAGAGTCTAAAGTGTTCGTTTCCCATAAAGACAAACATTTTAAGAAAACTGCTCTGTTGCCGGAACCTACGCTTAGTGAGGCAGAGTTGGATATTCTCGAGTCGTCGTGGGGGAAACTGAAAAAAGACATCAGTCGGGTAGGAGTTGTGATGTTCATGAA TTTATTTCAAACCCACCCGGAAGTGCAGGATGCGTTTATGCCATTCCAAAAGTTGGCACAGGAAGACATGGAACACAGCGCTATCTTGCGGTCACATGCTCTCCGTGTGATGGGAACGGTAGATAAATGTCTGGCCCGGATACGGACGCCGGAAAAACTCCAAACTTTAATGCATGAGCTAGGGGAGCGGCATGTCAATTATAACGCCAGATATGACTTCGTGGAC TTGGTAGGATCCCAATTTGTGTACGCCATCAAGCCCCATCTAGAAGATGGCTGGAGCAAGGAGTTGGAGGAAGCTTGGCTTCAGTTATTCCGAGTCATGTCTTACTACATGAAAAAGGGTATGCAAGACGCCAACGTTATTACTTACTGA
- the LOC105343580 gene encoding cytoglobin-2 isoform X4, giving the protein MARLRTLVSLFQTHPEVQDAFMPFQKLAQEDMEHSAILRSHALRVMGTVDKCLARIRTPEKLQTLMHELGERHVNYNARYDFVDLVGSQFVYAIKPHLEDGWSKELEEAWLQLFRVMSYYMKKGMQDANVITY; this is encoded by the exons ATGGCCAGACTGCGCACTCTTGTAAG TTTATTTCAAACCCACCCGGAAGTGCAGGATGCGTTTATGCCATTCCAAAAGTTGGCACAGGAAGACATGGAACACAGCGCTATCTTGCGGTCACATGCTCTCCGTGTGATGGGAACGGTAGATAAATGTCTGGCCCGGATACGGACGCCGGAAAAACTCCAAACTTTAATGCATGAGCTAGGGGAGCGGCATGTCAATTATAACGCCAGATATGACTTCGTGGAC TTGGTAGGATCCCAATTTGTGTACGCCATCAAGCCCCATCTAGAAGATGGCTGGAGCAAGGAGTTGGAGGAAGCTTGGCTTCAGTTATTCCGAGTCATGTCTTACTACATGAAAAAGGGTATGCAAGACGCCAACGTTATTACTTACTGA